One genomic region from Populus nigra chromosome 8, ddPopNigr1.1, whole genome shotgun sequence encodes:
- the LOC133702153 gene encoding NDR1/HIN1-like protein 13, with translation MTDRVYPSTKPATNGTAATNPSFPATNGTAATNPSFPATKAQIYGATRPTYRPQPNRKRSRSCCCACVLWTTAVIFILIVLAVIAGAIIYVLYRPHRPSFDVSGLSISSLNLTSASHLTTNINLNITARNPNKKLVYTYNPITISVTTERDDIVVGSGSLPSFVHGTKNTTFLRAAITSSGVQLDDVSAGKLKADLKSKNGVALKLELETKVKVKMGGLKTPKVRIRVTCQGIKATVPSGKKATAASVSNAKCKVDLRIKIWKWTF, from the coding sequence ATGACAGACAGGGTCTACCCTTCTACTAAACCAGCCACAAACGGCACAGCAGCCACCAACCCCTCCTTTCCAGCCACAAATGGCACAGCAGCCACCAACCCCTCCTTTCCAGCCACCAAAGCCCAAATCTATGGTGCCACCCGCCCCACCTACCGCCCCCAACCCAACCGCAAACGCAGCCGCAGTTGCTGCTGTGCCTGTGTTTTATGGACTACAGCGGTCATCTTCATTCTCATAGTCCTTGCTGTCATAGCTGGAGCCATCATCTACGTCCTCTACCGACCCCACCGCCCCTCCTTCGACGTCTCCGGCCTCAGTATCTCCTCTCTCAACCTTACCTCAGCTTCCCATCTCACCACCAACATCAACCTCAACATCACCGCTAGAAACCCTAATAAAAAACTTGTCTACACATATAACCCCATCACCATATCTGTGACTACAGAAAGGGATGATATCGTTGTAGGCAGCGGTTCGCTACCCTCATTTGTGCATGGTACCAAGAACACAACCTTTTTGAGAGCCGCCATCACAAGCAGTGGCGTGCAACTGGATGATGTCTCTGCTGGTAAGTTAAAGGCTGATTTGAAGAGCAAGAATGGTGTGGCTTTGAAGTTAGAGCTGGAGACTAAAGTGAAGGTCAAGATGGGAGGGTTAAAGACTCCAAAGGTTAGAATTAGGGTCACTTGTCAAGGGATTAAAGCCACTGTTCCATCTGGGAAAAAAGCAACAGCAGCGTCTGTGTCAAATGCAAAGTGCAAGGTTGATTTGAGGATCAAGATCTGGAAGTGGACTTTCTAA
- the LOC133702151 gene encoding chaperonin CPN60-like 2, mitochondrial — MLILNKHRAGLKVCAIKAPGFVENRQAHLDDLAVLTGGEVISESRGLTLDQVQIEMLVSLDDTIVLHGCGDKKLIEERCEQVPDGLMFLFHLFSRFLYS, encoded by the exons ATGCTTATTCTCAACAAGCATCGAGCTGGACTTAAG GTCTGTGCCATTAAAGCTCCTGGTTTTGTGGAAAACAGACAAGCACATTTGGATGATCTTGCTGTTTTAACTGGTGGAGAG GTTATCAGTGAAAGTCGTGGTTTAACCCTTGATCAAGTCCAAATTGAAATGCTTG TGTCACTTGATGATACAATAGTTCTTCATGGTTGCGGAGATAAGAAATTGATTGAAGAAAGATGTGAGCAGGTGCCCGATGGTTTAATGTTTCTGTTTCATCTCTTTTCGAGATTTCTTTATAGTTAA